ACAGGACGGCCATCGTCACCGGCGCGGGGCGCGGCATCGGCCGCGAGATCGCCCTCGGCCTCGCTCGAGAAGGCGCGCGCGTGGTCGTGAACGACCTCGACGCCGGCCCGGCCGACGAGACCGTGGCGGCCATCCACGCCGCCGGCGGCTCCGCCGTCACGAGCGTGGGCTCGATCACCGACGCCGACGCTCCCGATCGCATCGTCGACACCGCGGTCTCGCACTTCGGCGGCCTCGACATCATCGTGAACAACGCCGGATACACGTGGGACTCGGTCATCCAGAAGACCGGCGACGAGCAATGGGAGGAGATGCTTGCGCTGCACCTCACCGCGCCGTTCCGTCTGCTGCGTGCCGCGCAGCCTGTGTTCGCCGCGGCGGCGAAGACCGAACAGGCCGAGACGGGGAGTGCGCGCTGCCGCAAGGTCGTCAACGTGTCCTCGGTCTCCGCCCTGTCGGGAAATCCCGGCCAGGTCGCCTACAGCTCGGCCAAAGCGGGGATCAGCGGACTCACGAAGACACTCGCCCGCGAATGGGGCCGCTACAACGTGACGGTCAACGCCGTGGCGTTCGGGCTCATCGCCACCCGCCTCACGGCTCCCGCAGACGACGACGTCGAGATCGACATCGCCGGCTCCGCCATCCGCGTGGGCGTGAACCGTACCGTGCTCGACCGAGCCAGGGAGAGCATCCCCCTCGGTCGGGTCGGCACGCCCGTCGACGCCGCCGGCGCCGTGCTGTTGTTCTGTCTGCCGGAGTCGGACTACGTCACCGGCGAGACCCTCGTCTGCGGCGGCGGCTGGCGTGGCTGAACGGATCGGATCGAGATGAACCCCATGGATATCCCCCAGCCCGCCGTCGACGTCGACGGCCCCAAGGCTCCCCCCACCCCGACCGTGACCACCCCCTTCGGGCGGGTGATGGCGGCGATGATCGCGTCATACGTCGGCGGCATCGTCGCGCTGGCCGTGCCGGTGTCGGTGCTGTTGACACTCAAGCTCGTCGAAATGGTCGGCCAGGACGGGGTGCCGCTGGCACTCGGCCTGATCACCGGATGCGGCGCGGCGACCGGCTTC
The sequence above is a segment of the Microbacterium sp. Root553 genome. Coding sequences within it:
- a CDS encoding SDR family NAD(P)-dependent oxidoreductase — its product is MKLLDRTAIVTGAGRGIGREIALGLAREGARVVVNDLDAGPADETVAAIHAAGGSAVTSVGSITDADAPDRIVDTAVSHFGGLDIIVNNAGYTWDSVIQKTGDEQWEEMLALHLTAPFRLLRAAQPVFAAAAKTEQAETGSARCRKVVNVSSVSALSGNPGQVAYSSAKAGISGLTKTLAREWGRYNVTVNAVAFGLIATRLTAPADDDVEIDIAGSAIRVGVNRTVLDRARESIPLGRVGTPVDAAGAVLLFCLPESDYVTGETLVCGGGWRG